The following are encoded together in the Bacillota bacterium genome:
- a CDS encoding DUF3798 domain-containing protein, translated as MKKVAIIASVVALLAVGFLVPNMQVSEASAIRVMLDGEFLNLQVPPVISGGRVLVPFRALFEGLGASVGWAEATSTVTGTRAGTTVSLVIGSRNATVNGQPRTLDVAPTVMNGRTMVPLRFVSETLGAAVNWVERHQTVVVRGPAPPGTFRIGVMTGTAVQNEEELRAAENMKRKYGDRIVLSTYPARFTTETETTISNLRALAADRSVRAIVIVQAVVGTAAGIDEVRRLRPDMLIIAGTPGEDRDVIAARADIVLQTDDMSRGRTIVEQAHRMGATTFVHYSFARHMANAMLFERRQLMEQTANRLGMRFVFVDSPDPTGEGGVPGTQQFIMEDVPRRIAQFGTATAFFGTNCSMMEPMIRQVIAGGAIFPEQCCPSPYHALPGALGLSIPQARQGDLPFVIGLIRDALRRVNADKRVSTWPVPVNMLYVEAGVEYAMAVLNGQTMGRVDLITLEGILMDMAGGPVTLSNLTTPRGTYNHYFLFLSSSIDFSAR; from the coding sequence GTGAAGAAAGTAGCAATAATCGCTTCTGTAGTCGCCTTGCTGGCAGTCGGGTTCTTAGTACCGAACATGCAAGTGTCAGAGGCATCGGCCATCCGCGTGATGCTAGATGGCGAATTCCTCAATTTGCAGGTTCCGCCGGTTATCAGTGGAGGCAGGGTGCTCGTACCCTTTAGGGCTTTGTTTGAAGGGCTAGGAGCGAGCGTCGGTTGGGCCGAAGCCACCAGCACAGTGACGGGAACTCGGGCTGGCACCACGGTGTCGTTAGTTATCGGCAGCCGTAATGCCACGGTCAACGGGCAGCCCCGCACTCTCGATGTTGCCCCCACCGTTATGAACGGGCGCACCATGGTGCCGCTGCGTTTCGTGTCGGAGACGCTCGGGGCCGCCGTAAACTGGGTTGAGCGCCATCAAACCGTAGTAGTTAGGGGACCCGCCCCGCCCGGCACCTTTAGAATTGGGGTCATGACGGGCACCGCCGTACAAAATGAAGAAGAACTACGCGCTGCTGAAAACATGAAGCGCAAGTACGGCGATCGCATTGTGCTCTCTACATACCCTGCTCGTTTTACAACTGAGACGGAGACAACTATCTCTAATCTTCGCGCCCTCGCTGCCGATAGAAGCGTACGCGCCATTGTCATTGTGCAGGCCGTGGTCGGTACTGCTGCCGGCATTGACGAAGTGCGCAGACTGCGTCCCGATATGCTTATTATTGCCGGTACTCCTGGCGAGGACCGCGACGTCATCGCCGCCCGCGCCGACATCGTCTTGCAGACCGATGATATGTCTCGCGGCAGAACGATCGTAGAGCAGGCGCACCGCATGGGTGCCACAACCTTCGTGCACTACTCCTTTGCCCGTCATATGGCCAACGCCATGCTATTTGAGCGTAGGCAGCTTATGGAGCAGACAGCTAATCGCCTCGGCATGAGATTTGTCTTTGTCGACTCCCCAGACCCCACAGGCGAGGGCGGCGTACCAGGAACTCAGCAGTTCATTATGGAAGATGTTCCCCGCCGCATTGCCCAGTTTGGCACCGCCACAGCATTCTTTGGCACGAACTGCAGCATGATGGAACCCATGATTAGGCAAGTCATTGCTGGCGGAGCGATCTTCCCCGAGCAGTGCTGCCCGTCTCCCTACCACGCTCTACCTGGAGCACTAGGCCTCTCTATCCCACAGGCAAGACAAGGGGATCTGCCCTTTGTTATTGGCTTGATTAGGGACGCCCTGCGCCGCGTTAATGCCGACAAGCGCGTTTCCACTTGGCCGGTGCCCGTCAATATGCTCTACGTCGAAGCCGGGGTTGAGTACGCTATGGCGGTACTCAATGGTCAGACAATGGGGCGCGTGGACTTAATTACCCTCGAGGGGATACTCATGGATATGGCTGGCGGTCCAGTTACTCTTTCTAACTTGACTACACCGCGGGGGACGTACAACCATTACTTCCTCTTCTTGTCAAGTTCAATTGATTTCTCCGCCCGTTAA
- a CDS encoding MFS transporter produces the protein MSFIYDYVQKIKSFSYNARLFLLAGIIGALYQSVYGVLGNLYILQAGLGEDFLGLMISLSSFASVLFALPAGMLSDYVGRRRSLLSAAVMAAATHVAIILHPTELVIVAATIIGGAAGAVMMVTSSPFLVENSSREERNHLFSVNGATWTISGIIGSFLGGALPLLWATWLNDVPDSFAVYRATLLMTSLLLVLSVVPYALLRDTHAAEKAKGKRASGINFPPWRLGVQFLVPEFIMGFGAGMIIPFLNVYFAHHLQATAAEIGLIFSVMMLVTTVAILAAPLLGARYGKVRATTITRLLSVPLLLTIALTNNLWVASMAAWFRSALMNMSGPLVSSFTMEILDPAERATMSSALSMTWTLAWGISARLGGHIMKTYSYNLPYFFTAVLYVLSALAFYYFFAPREAKMMADASALVSAD, from the coding sequence ATGTCTTTCATCTATGACTATGTGCAGAAGATCAAATCTTTTAGTTACAATGCGCGACTGTTCTTGCTGGCGGGCATTATCGGAGCCCTTTACCAGAGTGTCTATGGAGTGCTGGGCAATTTGTATATTTTGCAGGCTGGGCTGGGAGAAGACTTTCTCGGACTTATGATCTCGCTTTCGTCGTTTGCCAGCGTGTTGTTTGCCTTGCCTGCGGGCATGCTCAGCGACTACGTAGGGCGTCGTCGCTCCCTGCTTAGCGCTGCGGTCATGGCTGCGGCCACCCATGTGGCCATAATTTTGCACCCTACAGAGCTTGTCATTGTGGCCGCTACAATTATAGGCGGAGCGGCTGGAGCGGTGATGATGGTGACCTCCTCGCCGTTCCTCGTGGAGAACAGCTCGCGCGAGGAGAGAAATCATCTCTTTAGCGTCAATGGCGCCACCTGGACTATAAGTGGCATCATCGGTAGCTTTCTTGGGGGCGCCTTGCCCCTTTTATGGGCGACATGGCTCAATGATGTGCCAGATTCATTTGCAGTTTACAGGGCGACACTGCTTATGACATCGCTCTTGTTGGTGCTTTCCGTCGTTCCTTATGCGCTGCTACGTGATACGCATGCGGCAGAGAAGGCGAAAGGCAAGCGCGCATCAGGCATTAATTTTCCGCCATGGCGGCTTGGAGTACAGTTTCTTGTGCCAGAGTTTATCATGGGTTTTGGCGCCGGGATGATTATTCCGTTTCTCAATGTCTACTTTGCCCATCATCTGCAGGCTACTGCCGCTGAAATAGGTCTTATTTTTTCTGTGATGATGTTAGTTACTACGGTGGCCATCTTGGCGGCGCCCCTACTAGGCGCGCGCTACGGCAAAGTGCGCGCGACAACAATTACTCGGCTTTTGTCGGTGCCGCTCCTCTTAACCATCGCCCTGACCAATAATCTATGGGTGGCTTCTATGGCAGCCTGGTTTCGGTCCGCGCTGATGAATATGAGCGGCCCACTGGTGAGTAGTTTCACCATGGAGATTTTAGACCCCGCCGAACGTGCCACCATGAGTAGCGCTCTGAGTATGACTTGGACACTAGCCTGGGGCATCAGCGCACGGCTGGGCGGGCACATTATGAAGACTTATTCCTACAACTTGCCTTACTTCTTCACCGCCGTACTCTATGTACTAAGCGCCTTGGCCTTCTACTATTTTTTTGCGCCCCGCGAGGCAAAGATGATGGCTGATGCGTCAGCCCTAGTATCCGCAGACTAG
- a CDS encoding C39 family peptidase encodes MKTVGGVALFLLLCAVMVASLQVMREDFLSGRRLAPASRQARAETKIALPVKASENSPTPAPARFLRDAIVIEGVPVVHQMPRWPTGCEVVSIKMLAEFYGVSKSVDEWIARMPQGDIYWRGGRRHGPDPRQKFAGSPYSVHSYGVYHQPMLAMLKPYFGDRLVNMTGRPWGEYEDMIIAGNPIAIWGTIENLPVVLRGTWLTPAGDEYQWRGNGHTMLLVGFSKTEVVVNDPYTGRQRRFDKEVFLQRWAAMGQQGIAIRP; translated from the coding sequence GTGAAAACAGTAGGAGGAGTTGCGCTATTTCTTTTGCTCTGCGCAGTTATGGTTGCCTCCTTACAGGTGATGCGAGAGGACTTCTTGAGTGGGAGGCGACTTGCTCCCGCCAGCCGTCAGGCTCGAGCTGAGACTAAGATTGCGCTCCCCGTAAAAGCAAGTGAAAACTCTCCCACGCCTGCACCGGCACGTTTTCTGCGGGACGCCATTGTTATAGAGGGAGTACCGGTAGTGCATCAAATGCCGCGCTGGCCTACGGGGTGTGAAGTCGTATCCATTAAAATGCTGGCCGAATTTTATGGAGTTAGTAAGAGTGTCGACGAATGGATTGCTCGTATGCCACAGGGGGACATTTACTGGCGTGGTGGTAGAAGACATGGACCGGACCCAAGGCAAAAGTTCGCCGGTAGCCCCTACTCCGTGCATAGCTACGGGGTATATCATCAGCCGATGTTGGCCATGCTTAAGCCCTACTTTGGTGACCGCCTCGTAAATATGACAGGCAGGCCGTGGGGTGAGTATGAAGACATGATCATTGCCGGAAACCCAATTGCCATCTGGGGCACCATTGAAAATCTCCCAGTGGTTTTGCGTGGCACTTGGCTTACCCCAGCAGGTGATGAGTATCAGTGGCGAGGCAATGGTCACACCATGTTGCTCGTGGGTTTCAGCAAAACAGAGGTAGTGGTGAACGATCCCTATACTGGCAGGCAGAGAAGGTTTGATAAAGAAGTCTTTTTGCAGCGCTGGGCCGCCATGGGCCAGCAAGGAATCGCGATCAGGCCTTAG
- a CDS encoding peptide-methionine (S)-S-oxide reductase produces the protein MRTRVGYAGGTTMSPTYHSMGDHTEVVQIDYDMTRVGLKELLEIFWHSHRPRARAYGRQYMSLILCAEKKDQDVAILSKAEYQMRYGDVLTEIRLLDKFHLAEAYHQKYYLRRLPAVFKEVEAEHKTLAGLLDSTEVSRLNGYAGGFGSTAELEADLAIFKLSLEAGARLRALLE, from the coding sequence GTGCGTACTCGTGTCGGCTATGCCGGTGGGACAACCATGAGTCCTACTTACCACAGTATGGGCGACCACACCGAGGTGGTGCAGATCGATTACGATATGACGCGCGTAGGGCTCAAAGAATTGCTGGAGATTTTCTGGCATAGTCATCGCCCGCGGGCGCGCGCGTATGGCCGTCAGTATATGTCACTAATTCTCTGCGCCGAAAAAAAAGATCAAGATGTCGCTATCTTAAGCAAGGCGGAGTACCAGATGCGCTATGGCGATGTGCTGACCGAAATACGCTTGCTGGACAAGTTTCATCTGGCCGAAGCCTACCACCAAAAATACTACTTGCGTCGCCTACCCGCAGTTTTTAAAGAGGTTGAGGCGGAGCACAAAACTCTCGCCGGGTTACTAGACAGCACCGAGGTGTCACGGCTAAATGGCTATGCGGGAGGCTTTGGCTCGACAGCAGAGCTAGAGGCCGATTTAGCTATCTTTAAGTTAAGCCTAGAGGCAGGGGCTCGGCTACGCGCGCTGCTCGAGTAA
- the msrB gene encoding peptide-methionine (R)-S-oxide reductase MsrB, with protein sequence MHPFRVAKSEEEWRQILSPEAYRCLRQRGTEPPFTNAYYHHKAEGVYVCGACGAALFSSSTKYESGSGWPSFTEPLSSQALQEDVDLRFGMTRREINCANCGGHIGHVFTDGPAPLGLRYCTNSAALMFKPLSTITLGMG encoded by the coding sequence ATACATCCCTTTCGCGTTGCCAAGAGCGAGGAGGAGTGGCGCCAGATTTTAAGCCCAGAGGCGTACCGATGTTTACGGCAGCGTGGCACCGAGCCGCCCTTTACTAACGCCTACTACCACCACAAAGCAGAAGGTGTGTATGTGTGCGGGGCTTGTGGTGCCGCTTTGTTTAGCTCTAGCACTAAGTACGAATCGGGCTCTGGCTGGCCAAGTTTTACAGAGCCGCTCTCGTCGCAGGCCTTGCAAGAAGATGTCGACCTGCGCTTTGGCATGACGCGACGCGAGATTAACTGCGCGAACTGCGGGGGGCATATCGGGCATGTCTTTACCGATGGCCCCGCGCCACTAGGACTCAGGTATTGCACCAATTCGGCTGCGCTTATGTTTAAGCCTCTCTCTACCATCACGCTTGGCATGGGCTGA
- a CDS encoding cupin domain-containing protein: protein MEHKSENIRGQVLCTATLADYQAASVVSRTLINKKIGTVTFFAFAAGQGLSEHTAPYDAMVQVLEGEAEVTISGQPLCVREGEMIIMPAHEPHALQAVTQFKMLLTMIRA from the coding sequence ATGGAACACAAAAGTGAAAACATTAGGGGCCAGGTGCTATGTACGGCGACTTTAGCGGATTATCAGGCGGCTTCGGTGGTGAGCCGTACTCTCATCAACAAAAAGATTGGCACAGTTACTTTCTTTGCTTTTGCAGCAGGGCAGGGGCTAAGCGAGCACACCGCACCCTACGACGCTATGGTTCAGGTGCTAGAGGGCGAAGCCGAGGTAACTATTTCGGGTCAGCCACTCTGCGTGCGAGAAGGTGAGATGATCATCATGCCCGCCCACGAACCGCATGCCTTGCAGGCTGTCACCCAGTTCAAGATGCTACTCACCATGATTCGCGCCTAG
- a CDS encoding GNAT family N-acetyltransferase translates to MQEHTREVVTLGPESRLSMATILAAAFRHDPAFVRLFKGTTPDQDAHYRRFMATWVDNSLSEGHNLLGVSIDRQLVGVVGLAGLNGSAVRWSLRQILPAMLSMVWGLNIGVGLAMLKATRRPQLVPPDSCELSMLAVSPEFQGMGVARELLVAVEEKVAKDSAASGIYLYTTALSSLRFYEHCGYKVVGHAKAAGVDVYHLFRDSGAPSISASRRSDDAP, encoded by the coding sequence ATGCAAGAACATACACGCGAGGTGGTCACTCTGGGCCCTGAGTCACGCTTAAGTATGGCGACCATACTCGCCGCCGCTTTCCGCCACGACCCCGCCTTTGTCCGCCTGTTCAAGGGCACTACTCCTGATCAGGACGCCCATTATCGCCGCTTTATGGCCACCTGGGTAGATAACTCCCTTAGCGAGGGCCACAACCTGCTGGGGGTGAGCATAGACAGGCAATTAGTCGGTGTCGTGGGCTTGGCAGGCTTAAACGGCAGCGCCGTGCGCTGGTCCCTGCGCCAAATCTTACCCGCCATGTTGAGCATGGTCTGGGGCCTAAATATTGGCGTAGGCCTGGCTATGCTGAAGGCGACCAGACGTCCGCAGCTTGTCCCCCCTGATTCCTGCGAGTTGTCTATGCTGGCCGTCTCACCCGAGTTTCAAGGGATGGGGGTGGCTCGCGAACTACTCGTCGCAGTAGAAGAGAAGGTAGCAAAGGACTCTGCCGCCTCAGGCATCTACCTTTACACCACGGCCCTGAGTAGCCTACGTTTCTATGAGCACTGCGGCTACAAGGTTGTAGGGCACGCCAAGGCGGCAGGGGTGGATGTTTACCACCTCTTCCGCGACAGTGGCGCGCCCAGCATTTCTGCGTCAAGACGGAGCGACGATGCCCCTTAG
- a CDS encoding DUF3825 domain-containing protein has translation MGEERNWPLFEYAFCPRFSEELLPRLAYEASPETWSLPSQDASQPFFILYYYIHCTFKRLKEQYDAAPTAKERDAAIFECGEHACFDTGLFTANYEALYGYFVANRIANQQKWFLRGFYKESDPCLNRFFPLPARAQYLRNTVDIVYDYRLEWRINVDHIIDHPENIKRLPARFQSLENRVLASNAFKGAVVTAKKRLLANYRLAVPQYYEGSVQLLVPICLEDESRADVSLVIYRQDNIYQGRTCLSLDMAYNNARLLAKPESDWLSGLTMRAI, from the coding sequence ATGGGGGAAGAGAGAAATTGGCCGCTATTTGAGTATGCCTTCTGCCCGAGGTTTTCGGAGGAACTACTGCCTAGGTTGGCTTACGAGGCGTCCCCGGAAACCTGGAGTCTACCGAGCCAAGATGCAAGTCAGCCATTTTTTATACTCTACTACTATATCCACTGCACATTTAAGCGACTAAAGGAGCAGTACGATGCTGCCCCAACTGCGAAGGAAAGAGACGCGGCTATATTTGAATGTGGTGAGCATGCCTGTTTTGATACCGGTCTCTTCACCGCTAACTATGAAGCACTATATGGTTACTTCGTAGCCAACAGAATTGCCAACCAGCAAAAATGGTTTCTACGAGGCTTCTACAAAGAAAGCGATCCCTGTCTTAACAGGTTTTTTCCCTTGCCAGCACGCGCGCAGTACCTAAGAAACACGGTGGATATCGTCTATGATTACCGACTAGAGTGGCGCATTAATGTCGACCATATAATCGATCATCCCGAAAACATAAAGCGCCTACCAGCCAGATTTCAGAGCCTAGAGAACAGGGTGCTCGCCAGCAATGCCTTTAAAGGGGCCGTTGTCACTGCTAAAAAAAGGCTCTTAGCAAATTACCGACTGGCAGTGCCGCAGTACTACGAGGGATCGGTGCAGCTACTGGTGCCCATTTGTCTGGAGGACGAAAGCCGGGCTGATGTCTCCCTGGTTATATATCGGCAAGACAATATCTATCAGGGCCGTACCTGCCTGTCGCTCGATATGGCCTACAACAATGCCCGCCTGCTAGCCAAGCCAGAAAGCGACTGGCTGAGCGGACTGACCATGAGGGCCATCTAA
- a CDS encoding DMT family transporter — protein sequence MKPYLAGVGFATIFGFSFLFAKEALDYVDPLRLLAFRFALAAVVVTALTLCGVVKVKLRGKDLRPLLRVALLQPVAYFVTETVGLRFVTSSQAGMMIALIPILVAIFSALFLKEKTTMTQWKFILLSVSGVAVIVTMQNAGAEGANLLGLLLLFCAVTAAALFNIVSREATGKFTPFEITFVMMWTGAIVFNAMAFTSHMLTGSLATFGDALRYPDVWIGTLYLGILSSVVAFLLVNYSLSKIPASQSAVFANVGTVVAVFAGVTLRAEPFYWYSGLGVLMILTGVWGANYFGATK from the coding sequence ATGAAACCATATCTTGCGGGGGTTGGCTTCGCAACGATATTCGGCTTTTCTTTTCTTTTTGCCAAAGAGGCTCTCGACTATGTGGATCCTCTGCGGTTACTAGCTTTTCGCTTTGCCTTAGCGGCCGTGGTGGTGACTGCGCTCACCCTGTGTGGGGTTGTGAAGGTAAAGCTCCGGGGCAAGGATCTGCGCCCTCTCTTGCGCGTCGCTCTTCTACAACCTGTGGCGTACTTTGTCACCGAGACGGTCGGACTGCGCTTTGTCACCTCGTCGCAAGCAGGTATGATGATCGCCCTCATACCTATCCTCGTCGCTATCTTTAGCGCCTTGTTCCTAAAAGAGAAGACGACCATGACACAGTGGAAGTTTATTTTGCTGTCGGTCAGCGGCGTGGCAGTCATTGTGACCATGCAGAACGCCGGGGCAGAGGGGGCTAATCTTCTTGGCCTACTGCTGCTCTTTTGTGCCGTGACTGCGGCAGCCCTCTTCAACATAGTCTCGCGCGAGGCCACGGGCAAGTTTACGCCTTTTGAGATTACCTTTGTCATGATGTGGACCGGAGCCATCGTATTCAATGCCATGGCCTTTACCAGCCATATGTTGACTGGCTCTCTGGCCACCTTTGGGGATGCCTTGCGCTACCCTGATGTTTGGATTGGCACCTTGTACCTGGGAATACTCTCTTCTGTGGTGGCCTTCTTGCTCGTCAACTACTCATTGTCCAAGATACCTGCTTCTCAATCGGCGGTGTTCGCCAATGTTGGGACAGTGGTGGCGGTTTTTGCGGGGGTTACTCTGCGAGCGGAACCCTTTTACTGGTACAGCGGTCTAGGGGTCTTAATGATACTCACCGGGGTCTGGGGAGCGAACTACTTTGGTGCAACGAAGTAG
- a CDS encoding AbrB/MazE/SpoVT family DNA-binding domain-containing protein, with protein sequence MELAKITTRGQITIPAEIRRKLGVKDGDKVIFVEENGRIVMENAAMVALRCAQDAFAGEAECKNLKTEQDIVNLVREVRRTDWENKHARDD encoded by the coding sequence ATGGAACTTGCCAAAATTACAACTCGCGGACAAATCACTATTCCTGCTGAGATACGTCGAAAACTAGGTGTCAAGGACGGTGACAAAGTAATTTTTGTGGAGGAAAATGGTCGCATTGTTATGGAGAACGCTGCCATGGTAGCGCTTAGATGCGCGCAGGATGCGTTCGCGGGGGAAGCCGAATGCAAGAACCTGAAAACCGAACAGGATATTGTGAACTTGGTAAGAGAGGTTCGCCGCACGGATTGGGAGAATAAACATGCGCGTGATGATTGA
- a CDS encoding glucose 1-dehydrogenase — protein MDFRDKVALITGAGAGIGRKTACLLAARGAKVAINDLPNSPGGQETLRLVQAAGGTGIFVGGDVSRVLDAERMVGETVAAFGKIDILVNNAGIVLPGRVDNTSEDDFDRTMRVNVKGAFLVAKYATLEMKKAGGGAIVNIASVAALKGITDRAAYCASKGALVSLTRAMAADYLKDNIRVNCVCPGTTLTPSLEDRIQAHPDPSAMRAEFISRQPMGRLGRDEEIAQAVLFACCDEAAFMNGSIVSIDGGSLL, from the coding sequence ATGGATTTTCGCGACAAAGTTGCCCTCATTACCGGCGCGGGCGCTGGTATAGGCCGTAAAACAGCATGCTTGTTGGCGGCACGGGGTGCTAAAGTGGCTATTAACGACCTACCAAATTCGCCGGGTGGGCAGGAAACCCTACGCCTGGTGCAAGCAGCAGGCGGCACAGGGATTTTTGTGGGGGGAGATGTCTCGCGGGTACTGGATGCCGAGCGCATGGTTGGTGAAACAGTGGCAGCATTTGGCAAGATAGACATTTTGGTTAATAACGCGGGCATCGTCTTGCCCGGTAGAGTGGACAATACGTCGGAGGACGATTTTGACAGGACTATGCGCGTCAATGTCAAAGGGGCCTTCTTGGTAGCCAAGTATGCCACGCTAGAGATGAAAAAGGCGGGTGGCGGTGCGATTGTCAATATCGCCTCGGTTGCCGCCCTTAAAGGTATAACCGATCGCGCCGCCTACTGTGCCTCTAAAGGCGCTCTCGTTTCTTTGACCCGGGCCATGGCTGCCGACTACCTTAAAGACAATATCCGCGTCAACTGTGTGTGTCCAGGTACAACGCTGACGCCCTCGCTCGAGGACAGAATACAAGCCCACCCGGACCCTAGTGCCATGCGCGCTGAATTCATTAGTAGGCAGCCCATGGGTAGGCTCGGGCGCGACGAAGAAATAGCGCAGGCGGTGCTTTTTGCCTGCTGCGACGAAGCCGCCTTTATGAATGGCAGTATTGTCAGCATCGATGGTGGCTCCTTGCTTTAG
- a CDS encoding TRAP transporter large permease, with protein sequence MALVFFIFLLFMMMGMPVAFAIGIAGVVFFVQLQTLPMTIPVQLFLTQSQNFVLLAIPLFVFAGNLLNETGITTRLLRLSSILVGHYRAGLAQVTVVLSAMMGGISGSAIADASMQGRILRDGMLERGYSKGFSAGIIGTSSLIVTMIPPSIGLVLYGSIGEVSIGRLFAAGIVPGLLITTALFVGVSLVARAKGYLPEREARASFKEMATTFVECIWAFLFPIILMAGLRLGFFTPSEAGAFAVAYAIAIGVLAYREFTWAKFMKTLEATAIDIGMIMLVINMSAIFSYGITWENIPQTLATFLLGVSQTPWVIMLIIIMFLLVAGMFMDSTVLILLLTSILAPVAGTLGIDLVHFGIVMVLTLTVGLLTPPLGVVMFVVCSIFECSVGEFVRESWFFMALVVLVVVLIIFIPQLVLFLPNLMFGH encoded by the coding sequence ATGGCTCTTGTTTTTTTCATCTTCCTGCTTTTCATGATGATGGGGATGCCGGTTGCCTTTGCCATTGGCATAGCAGGAGTAGTCTTCTTTGTGCAACTACAGACTCTCCCCATGACCATCCCTGTACAGCTATTCCTTACGCAATCGCAGAATTTTGTCTTACTCGCTATTCCACTTTTTGTGTTTGCGGGCAATCTCTTAAATGAAACGGGCATCACAACCCGTTTGCTCAGGTTGTCATCCATACTTGTTGGACATTACCGCGCCGGGCTGGCGCAAGTTACCGTAGTTTTATCGGCGATGATGGGTGGCATTTCTGGCTCGGCCATCGCAGATGCCTCTATGCAAGGGCGTATTTTGCGTGATGGCATGCTAGAGCGAGGCTACTCCAAAGGCTTTTCGGCAGGCATTATTGGCACCAGCTCGCTCATAGTCACCATGATTCCACCGAGCATTGGACTCGTTCTCTATGGCAGTATTGGCGAAGTTTCTATCGGTCGCCTGTTCGCAGCGGGTATCGTACCCGGCCTGCTCATTACAACAGCCTTGTTTGTCGGTGTGTCGCTTGTGGCGAGGGCCAAGGGCTACCTACCGGAGCGTGAAGCAAGAGCGTCTTTTAAGGAGATGGCCACTACCTTTGTCGAGTGCATCTGGGCCTTCCTCTTCCCTATTATTCTTATGGCGGGGTTGCGCTTGGGTTTCTTTACGCCTTCTGAGGCAGGGGCTTTTGCCGTGGCCTATGCCATAGCTATAGGCGTGCTGGCGTATCGGGAGTTTACTTGGGCTAAGTTTATGAAGACCTTAGAGGCTACAGCAATTGATATCGGCATGATTATGCTCGTCATCAATATGTCGGCTATCTTTAGTTACGGCATTACTTGGGAAAACATCCCCCAAACCTTAGCGACCTTTCTCCTTGGCGTATCACAAACACCATGGGTGATTATGCTGATCATCATCATGTTCCTGCTGGTCGCAGGTATGTTTATGGATTCGACGGTCTTAATTCTACTGCTCACTTCTATACTAGCCCCCGTGGCGGGTACGCTGGGCATTGACTTAGTGCACTTTGGCATTGTCATGGTGCTTACACTGACCGTAGGGCTCCTCACCCCACCGCTTGGGGTAGTGATGTTTGTTGTTTGCTCGATCTTTGAATGCTCAGTCGGGGAGTTTGTGCGCGAATCTTGGTTCTTTATGGCCCTAGTTGTTTTGGTTGTCGTCTTGATAATCTTCATTCCGCAATTAGTCCTGTTCTTACCCAACCTAATGTTTGGGCACTAA
- a CDS encoding TRAP transporter small permease subunit, translated as MASSIAKFYAGICKIEATLAKASIAIMTALVLVSAVARTMRQPVDWAVDFAIFLFVWSVFFCADMAMRNDKLVTVDLVTVHLPKKIQFYLKLVNYTIMMAFLAYMVHYASWLSYTSRFVRFQGIAWFSYSWVVLSVPVGCTLLFITTALKLWEHYRKGC; from the coding sequence ATGGCAAGTAGCATTGCGAAGTTCTATGCAGGTATCTGCAAAATAGAAGCGACCCTGGCCAAGGCCTCGATCGCCATAATGACCGCCTTGGTTCTAGTGTCGGCGGTAGCACGGACTATGCGCCAACCCGTAGACTGGGCAGTTGACTTTGCGATATTTCTCTTTGTGTGGTCCGTGTTTTTTTGTGCGGACATGGCCATGCGCAATGACAAACTAGTGACGGTAGATCTTGTGACGGTGCATCTGCCCAAGAAAATTCAGTTTTATCTTAAGTTGGTCAACTACACGATTATGATGGCTTTCTTGGCTTACATGGTCCACTATGCCTCTTGGCTTTCTTACACCAGCCGCTTTGTGCGCTTTCAAGGTATTGCCTGGTTTAGCTACTCATGGGTGGTGCTGAGTGTGCCCGTCGGGTGTACCCTGCTTTTTATCACCACCGCTCTCAAACTGTGGGAGCATTATAGAAAAGGATGTTAG